The following are encoded together in the Xanthomonas sacchari genome:
- a CDS encoding YchJ family metal-binding protein — MPPSAPRLADPCPCGRPRDYAQCCGPYHAGAAAPDAESLMRSRYSAYVRQDADYLRASWHPSTCPPQVEIDPRTVWLGLTVRRVLQTGADSAEVAFLARYRIGGGSAVRMTEHSRFVREDGRWYYLDVLD, encoded by the coding sequence ATGCCACCGTCCGCCCCGCGCCTTGCCGATCCCTGTCCCTGCGGCCGCCCCCGCGACTATGCGCAGTGCTGCGGGCCGTACCACGCCGGCGCCGCGGCGCCGGATGCCGAATCCTTGATGCGCTCGCGCTACAGCGCCTACGTGCGCCAGGACGCCGACTACCTGCGTGCGAGCTGGCATCCGTCCACCTGCCCGCCGCAGGTGGAAATCGACCCGCGCACGGTCTGGCTCGGCCTCACCGTGCGGCGCGTGCTGCAGACCGGCGCCGACAGCGCCGAGGTCGCCTTCCTGGCGCGCTACCGGATCGGCGGCGGCAGCGCCGTGCGCATGACCGAGCACAGCCGCTTCGTGCGCGAGGACGGGCGCTGGTACTACCTCGACGTGCTGGACTGA
- a CDS encoding lytic murein transglycosylase has protein sequence MMRLAWILLLAAPCALAQTPPATAPSTPDPAFATCVASLRTAAAKAGVAEASFDRFTAGLQPDPSVLPLLDAQPEFTTPIWDYLAGLVDSQRIDDGRAMLAAHRDLLAQVAQQYGVDPETVVAVWGVESDYGRISGKRPLLVSLLTLSCEGRRQPFFRSELFALLKLLQAGDLRSEGLTGSWAGAFGHTQFMPSTYARVAVDGDGDGRRDLVASIPDALASTANYLKLAGWQSGQPWGLEVKLPDGFDPALAGRTQRRPLSDWRARGLTAADGSALPALAAQTPAAVLIPAGVHGPAFLVFRNYDAIYAYNAAESYALAIALLSDRLRGKPGLVAAWPTDDPGLGRPERRELQTLLLARGHAIGQADGAIGTATRRAIQAEQQRLGLQPADGRAGQRILDALRREAGGAPAAPVTPPATPPSPPQSPAPASSPAPTATPTPTQTPFGGTPPTAFRLPAAYPAFAQSPVPRSIHPMSDVPGLSTGDFHGYPSLLVETPQSTAAISLFGGQVLSFVPKGGTDALWLSPSAQPTPTPIRGGTPVCWPYFGRQGQSDAVPAHGFVRTVPWQLQDARREADGTLVLTLAPPDFDDLPLRLHMQLRIGATLEQRLVTDNVGTAPARFTQALHNYFRVADATQVRVQGLDGLDYLDKFENYATAHRQQGDWSLQDPRDPGRSDRIYTGAGGRYTLLDPGLQRRIEIATTGSRTLVAWNPGEAGAQKMADVGPHWRQFVCLEAANAGPEVIELAPGAQHVLQQTVFVVAL, from the coding sequence ATGATGCGTTTGGCCTGGATCCTGCTGCTGGCGGCCCCGTGCGCGCTCGCGCAGACCCCACCCGCGACGGCGCCGTCCACACCCGATCCTGCTTTCGCCACCTGCGTGGCTAGCCTGCGCACGGCCGCGGCGAAGGCGGGCGTCGCCGAGGCGTCGTTCGATCGCTTCACCGCCGGCCTGCAGCCGGATCCGAGCGTGCTGCCGCTGCTCGACGCCCAGCCCGAGTTCACCACGCCGATCTGGGATTACCTGGCGGGCCTGGTCGACAGCCAGCGCATCGACGACGGCCGCGCCATGCTCGCCGCGCACCGCGACCTGCTCGCGCAGGTGGCGCAGCAGTACGGCGTGGACCCGGAGACGGTGGTCGCGGTGTGGGGCGTGGAGAGCGACTACGGCCGCATCTCCGGCAAGCGCCCGCTGCTGGTGTCGCTGCTGACCCTGTCCTGCGAAGGCCGCCGCCAGCCGTTCTTCCGCAGCGAACTGTTCGCCCTGCTGAAGCTGCTGCAGGCCGGCGACCTGCGCTCCGAGGGCCTGACCGGCTCCTGGGCCGGCGCCTTCGGCCATACCCAGTTCATGCCCAGCACCTACGCCCGCGTCGCCGTGGACGGCGATGGCGACGGCCGCCGCGATCTGGTCGCCAGCATTCCCGATGCGCTGGCCTCCACTGCCAACTACCTGAAGCTGGCCGGCTGGCAGAGCGGCCAGCCGTGGGGGCTGGAAGTGAAGTTGCCGGACGGTTTCGACCCGGCGCTGGCCGGGCGTACCCAGCGCCGGCCGTTGTCGGACTGGCGCGCGCGCGGCCTCACAGCCGCCGACGGCAGCGCGCTGCCGGCACTGGCCGCGCAGACCCCGGCAGCGGTGCTGATCCCGGCCGGCGTGCACGGCCCGGCGTTCCTGGTGTTCCGCAACTACGACGCGATCTACGCCTACAACGCCGCCGAAAGCTATGCGTTGGCGATCGCGCTGCTGTCCGACCGGCTGCGCGGCAAACCCGGGTTGGTCGCCGCCTGGCCGACCGACGACCCCGGGCTGGGCCGCCCCGAGCGGCGCGAACTGCAGACCCTGCTGCTGGCGCGCGGTCACGCCATCGGCCAGGCCGACGGCGCCATCGGCACCGCCACCCGCCGCGCGATCCAGGCCGAGCAACAGCGGCTGGGCCTGCAGCCGGCCGACGGCCGCGCCGGGCAACGCATCCTCGACGCGCTGCGCCGCGAGGCCGGCGGCGCGCCTGCGGCACCGGTGACGCCACCGGCCACGCCGCCGTCGCCGCCGCAATCGCCTGCACCGGCATCGTCGCCTGCACCTACAGCTACACCTACACCTACACAAACGCCATTCGGCGGCACGCCGCCCACCGCGTTCCGGCTGCCGGCCGCCTACCCGGCCTTCGCCCAATCCCCCGTGCCACGGAGCATCCATCCCATGTCCGACGTCCCCGGCCTGAGCACAGGCGACTTCCACGGCTACCCCTCGCTGCTGGTGGAGACCCCGCAGTCCACCGCCGCGATCAGCCTGTTCGGCGGCCAGGTGCTGTCGTTCGTGCCCAAGGGCGGCACCGACGCGCTGTGGCTGTCGCCGAGCGCGCAGCCCACGCCGACGCCGATCCGCGGCGGCACCCCGGTGTGCTGGCCGTACTTCGGCCGCCAGGGCCAGAGCGACGCCGTGCCCGCGCACGGCTTCGTGCGCACCGTGCCGTGGCAGTTGCAGGACGCGCGGCGCGAGGCCGACGGCACGCTGGTCCTGACCCTGGCGCCGCCGGACTTCGACGACCTGCCGCTGCGCCTGCACATGCAGCTGCGCATCGGCGCCACCCTGGAGCAGCGCCTGGTCACCGACAACGTCGGCACCGCGCCCGCCCGCTTCACCCAGGCGCTGCACAACTACTTCCGCGTCGCCGACGCCACCCAGGTGCGGGTGCAGGGCCTGGACGGCCTGGACTACCTGGACAAGTTCGAGAACTACGCCACCGCGCATCGCCAGCAAGGCGACTGGAGCCTGCAGGATCCGCGCGACCCCGGCCGCAGCGACCGCATCTACACCGGCGCCGGCGGCCGCTACACCCTGCTGGACCCGGGCCTGCAGCGCCGCATCGAGATCGCCACCACCGGCAGCCGCACCCTGGTCGCGTGGAACCCGGGCGAGGCCGGCGCACAGAAGATGGCCGACGTCGGCCCGCACTGGCGCCAGTTCGTGTGCCTGGAAGCGGCCAACGCCGGGCCCGAGGTGATCGAACTGGCGCCGGGCGCCCAGCATGTGTTGCAGCAGACGGTTTTCGTCGTGGCGTTGTGA